The genomic segment CCCGAGGACGCCGCGCGAAGCACGGCGCCCGAGGCAGCTAGAAGGGGAATATTAGGAGGGAGCTTGTGGCCGTGGCCACCAAAGCTCCCTTGCCGTCGGTCAGCTCCGCCTCGGCGAACGCGACGCGGCGACCGGGTTTCACGACGCGGCCGACGCAGCGGAGCGTTCCGCTGTCGCGGCTGATCGGGCGCAAGAAGTTCACCTTCAACTCGATCGAGGTGTAGCCGACTCCCGCGGGCAGTGTGGACTGCACCGCACAGCCGAGGGCCGAGTCGAGCAGGGTGCTGATGAGGCCCCCGTGCACGATGCCGAGCGGGTTGTAGTGGTATTCACCCGGTTCGCAGGTGAAGGTCGCCGTGCCTTCGCCGACCTCGGCGAGCGTCATGCCGACGAGCTTGCCGATCGGCGGCGGGGGAAGCTCACCGCCCACCATCGCGCGAAGAAAGTCGATGCCCGCCATTCCGGGCGCGGCGTCGACGTTCTGTTGCGGGTCGTCCCATTCCACGACCCGTCGGCGGCCGGCTGCGCTGTCGTCGTTCCCTGGCATGCCGCCAGCGTAACTCGCTAGACCACGTCGGCGTAGAGCTCGGCGGGCGGCACCGGCGCGTGCGAGAGCGCATTGCTGCTCTCGGCCAGGGCGTCGATACCGCGGGCGAGTTCGCCCAGCTGGTAGCCGATCGGGATGCGGATGAAGCGCTCGAAAGCGCCGTCCAGCCCGAAGCGCGGCCCCGCCGTGATCAGCACGCCCCGCGACCGGGCAGCGAGCGCGAGCTGCGAGCTGATGGGCGCGCCGAGGTTCACCCAGGTGGCGAGACCCCCGTCGACGCGCGGCACCCTCCAGTCGGGGAAACGTTCGCCGAGCATCCGGATGACCGTGTCC from the Herbiconiux aconitum genome contains:
- a CDS encoding PaaI family thioesterase, giving the protein MPGNDDSAAGRRRVVEWDDPQQNVDAAPGMAGIDFLRAMVGGELPPPPIGKLVGMTLAEVGEGTATFTCEPGEYHYNPLGIVHGGLISTLLDSALGCAVQSTLPAGVGYTSIELKVNFLRPISRDSGTLRCVGRVVKPGRRVAFAEAELTDGKGALVATATSSLLIFPF